In Maniola jurtina chromosome 19, ilManJurt1.1, whole genome shotgun sequence, the genomic stretch aAGTGCATATCAGacttaatttattgaaaatattgagTTATATAGATGTAAAAAGGAAACTTGAGAATGAGTTGCCTAAAAGCTTTGATGGTAGATTAAATGATTTTGTTAAGTttgtgatagtaaaaagaatacccagcCGAGTTTGTTGATGGCTCTCCTCAGATCTGGACgagtttggaacccttgtagctttagttttaattgtaagTTAAAATAACTTGCACAGAAATCTTATTTCtcaatggcgcgaaaatatgtcagccaatcatagcgcgcgtctgACCACTATAGGTTattgcctacgcgccatgttttgtgcGCGCAAATACTGCGTTGCTGGTTCTCGGTCGGAAAGGCATTACAAATCAGTGGTAGATGGTAGaggcatttgacgattcaaaagtactttatttgaataaaaaatatatttattctattctattttaaatgCATATCAATTAAAAGAGCATACCTGAAACAATACCATTGGGTAGCGCCACGTTCTTGGCGACGTACTCCGGCCCTCCCAATCCTCTCGCCAAATGCTCCACCAAAACACCAGTCAATGAATGAGTGGGATACATATCCTTGGCTTTCTCCAGTATATTCTCTGGCAGTTTATAATCCTCACTATAAAACGTTTGTACTGCCTGATACAGAGTCAGTAACTGAAGGTAATCCAATGTATTGTTATCCCTGGCCAAGTATTCATCCAAGAATTCTTCAGAAAACACTCTATTCAACAATCTATCTTCATAATGCCCAACTGACGCCAATTCAAGGCAAAGCTTTGCCCAAGGTAAAGCAGCATTTGTAGCATTGAGCACTGGATTGGCCGATATTTGCCTCCGCAACTCTGCCCATTGGTCGGGTTCTGGGGTAAAGTTGTTATTGGCCAAGCAGTTGATGAATCCAAAGAAAATGTTTGTGCGTGCATTTGATAATGTGTCAGGGTTGGAGGCGGCTTTTTGGCAGAGGTATTCCACTAGGGCGAGATGTGTGTGagcctaaaaatatttaaattatttcagagCTTGTGAAAAGATTATAAAACTACGTTTTGAAGGTCGAAATTCGTCCAATACCTATGGAGCAATTTACTTCTTCGTTTCTAGTTCAAAATGTTAGTGTTTACGATAGTTTTAGTTGTttactcaggcatgcaggttacctAACGTTTTCCTACatttgttaaagcaagtgaggtttaattgtttaaaacgcatgTAACTGCGGAAAACTAgaggttatattttataaataaatatactcaCAATCCTTGACAGCACTCTCGCAATAAGCAATCCCTTTTCAAACTCAACATTATTATTGATGACGTAATTAGCGATCGCGTCCATCAGCTGGGGATGATAATACTCCGGATGCTTCTCCAAAATCCTCCCTTTCAATCTAGCAGCCGTTCTCAACACATCATCGTACGGTAAATTATCTATTGATTGAGTTAATACATCACAGCAAATATGGAGAAGTTGGACTCTAGTAGGGAAGGCTTGTTCTGTGCAGTTAACTTGGCATAAAGCCCAAACTATAGACTTGGCCATATGAGCATTGATCGCTTGATCGTGCAGCAGTAACCCAGTTACCACATTATTAATACAACGGTCTGGCAAATCGCGAGAGCAAGAGTATATCAACATATCTCTTAACAAAGGCAAGTCTTGGTTATCTAGTTCTAGAGGAAGATGTATTTGGAATGCTAAAGGTAAAGCTAGTTTAAGTGCATCTACTAAATGGTTTTTTTCATCAAATTGAGACAAAATAAAATCGACGAACATAATCTGCTGGGTGTTCAACATGTTGATGTTACATCTGATCATTTGAAGCATGGTTTGGACGATCAGAGAGTCGACGGGGACTTTGAGGTAGGATAAAAATTTGACAGCCTCAACGATTTCGTTCGTGTCTAGAGCACGAgcatgttttttaaaattttgacagaGTACACTGAAAGttggattttttattattgcatTTGTGTCTT encodes the following:
- the LOC123874944 gene encoding uncharacterized protein LOC123874944, encoding MTLLLKSVWRNVLRGGQLNNTTLRSTSFSSVSVTETRSKTPDNIMMTIKTAPSAGEVLAAVQANLPLLTHRHMLQALRSLFELQKTSKYDKNQDTNAIIKNPTFSVLCQNFKKHARALDTNEIVEAVKFLSYLKVPVDSLIVQTMLQMIRCNINMLNTQQIMFVDFILSQFDEKNHLVDALKLALPLAFQIHLPLELDNQDLPLLRDMLIYSCSRDLPDRCINNVVTGLLLHDQAINAHMAKSIVWALCQVNCTEQAFPTRVQLLHICCDVLTQSIDNLPYDDVLRTAARLKGRILEKHPEYYHPQLMDAIANYVINNNVEFEKGLLIARVLSRIAHTHLALVEYLCQKAASNPDTLSNARTNIFFGFINCLANNNFTPEPDQWAELRRQISANPVLNATNAALPWAKLCLELASVGHYEDRLLNRVFSEEFLDEYLARDNNTLDYLQLLTLYQAVQTFYSEDYKLPENILEKAKDMYPTHSLTGVLVEHLARGLGGPEYVAKNVALPNGIVSDVLVAVKGGYPIELPAISSSLKLPIKQLNIPQDAIVICIMNFNQGCFSMNSNRLRGPFRLILDILEKQGYATVAFNVNEWLSSPAHERTPYLIREIGYKCGEIGLKLSAT